The genomic stretch GTGCAATTCTTTGAACCCACCCTTCAACTAAGGGTGGAGCGTCTGGTTCGCAATCAATTATAAAAAACCAACGGTACATCTTGCCCACTTTTAGCGGCGCTACTGTAGCAGGAAGACGCACTTTGACTACACCAGGCTGCTTTGGGGATGCAATGAACTTTGTTTTATAGACATTGTTACCCTGCTCATCCTGTAGGATGAATTCCGCAGGCAGGTCAGGTGTGAGCGCATAAGGAACGTAATACCAAAAAGTAGGAGCCTCAGCAGCCGTTAATGCCCAAACGGACTCAAAGGTATTTAAGCCTAAGTTCCCAGATTTTCCTTCATTCAAACTTGTCTGAGTCGCAGGCACCAAGGCAGTCAGAGGCTCCTCGCCGATCGCCGCTGGACAGGTGCCACGGCTAGCTCCTCCTCGCTGTCGTCCAGCGGGGGCGCTGCGGTCTGCTGGCGGTGGTGGCGCTTTGAACAGAATGGTGGCGGGGCTACGGCTAGCGCCTCCTTGCCGTCGTCCAGCGGGGGCGCTACGGTCTGCTGGTGGTGGTGTGTTAGCTACGGTTAAGACTTCTGAGAAGGCGGGTTTGACTGGGATTTGCATCAAACAGCCGAGAAAAGCAACCAGGAACAGGGCATTCCATTTGTGACCTCTTTCTAACTCTCCCTTTTTAGGGGCTACCTCCGCACCTCTTTGATTAAGTGGCAAAACGTCGATCGATCCCTCTAAATCCCCCTTAAAAAAGGGGACTTTGACTGGATTTCCTCCCTTTTGAAGGGGGGATTCAGGGTTACCTCTGGGGATAGGGGGAATCAAAACGGGACTTACAAGTTCAAGAAGACGGGTGTGTACACCGTAGCTACCAGGGGAGGAAAAAGGAATAAATTCTTTTGGCTGGAGAGGGGCGTCCGGCTCCCCCTGTCCCGGTAGAAAAGGGAGGTAGGGGGTGAGGTTTTTTAGGTGCAAGGTATGAGGTTTGGCACGCTGAGCGATCGCTCTGGCAAGGATTATCTGTTTAAAAGGGAATTTCATACAGCTA from Coleofasciculus sp. FACHB-1120 encodes the following:
- a CDS encoding DUF928 domain-containing protein yields the protein MKFPFKQIILARAIAQRAKPHTLHLKNLTPYLPFLPGQGEPDAPLQPKEFIPFSSPGSYGVHTRLLELVSPVLIPPIPRGNPESPLQKGGNPVKVPFFKGDLEGSIDVLPLNQRGAEVAPKKGELERGHKWNALFLVAFLGCLMQIPVKPAFSEVLTVANTPPPADRSAPAGRRQGGASRSPATILFKAPPPPADRSAPAGRQRGGASRGTCPAAIGEEPLTALVPATQTSLNEGKSGNLGLNTFESVWALTAAEAPTFWYYVPYALTPDLPAEFILQDEQGNNVYKTKFIASPKQPGVVKVRLPATVAPLKVGKMYRWFFIIDCEPDAPPLVEGWVQRIAPSATLRSQLQKATPRERVVLYAKQGIWHDALTALAELRSANPNDGALTADWVSLLNSGGLEAIAQEPVIDCCIAQQQ